One window of Candidatus Leptovillus gracilis genomic DNA carries:
- a CDS encoding 2-phospho-L-lactate transferase: MEPLTDLNIVCLAGGVGGAKLAQGLAQIVPPERLTIIVNTGDDFQHLGLTICPDLDTVMYTLAGAANAVTGWGRADETFRAIAEVGRLGGPDWFRLGDLDLATHLTRTHLLAAGETLTAVTQHLCRHLHIQPGVLPMSNQPAPTIIQSGARRLPFQTWFVAEHWQPPVEQVLLPDNVRATAQVTQTLENADIVILAPSNPFVSLDPLLNVYPIREMVMDLPQAVVGVSPIVGGQAVKGPAAKMMQEMGMAVSAAAVRAYYGDLLDGFVYDVQDAAAERPSGTTLCVDTMMTNEADRRRLAQDVLMFAQRIIAATAHRRHG; this comes from the coding sequence ATGGAACCATTAACCGACTTAAACATCGTCTGTCTGGCTGGCGGCGTGGGCGGCGCGAAGCTGGCACAGGGGCTGGCGCAAATCGTGCCGCCGGAGCGCCTGACCATCATCGTCAACACCGGCGACGATTTCCAACACCTGGGGCTGACCATTTGTCCTGATCTAGACACAGTGATGTATACCCTGGCTGGCGCCGCCAACGCCGTCACCGGCTGGGGACGGGCCGATGAAACCTTCCGGGCCATTGCCGAAGTGGGGCGGCTGGGCGGGCCAGATTGGTTTCGCCTGGGCGACCTGGACCTGGCGACGCACCTGACACGGACACATCTGCTGGCGGCCGGAGAGACATTGACGGCCGTTACCCAACACCTCTGCCGTCATTTGCACATTCAGCCCGGCGTGCTGCCCATGAGCAACCAGCCCGCGCCCACCATCATCCAATCTGGCGCGCGGCGGCTGCCTTTCCAGACCTGGTTTGTTGCCGAACACTGGCAGCCGCCAGTGGAGCAGGTCCTTCTGCCGGACAACGTGCGGGCGACGGCGCAGGTGACACAGACATTGGAAAACGCCGATATTGTGATTCTGGCACCATCGAACCCATTTGTGAGTCTGGACCCGCTGTTGAATGTCTACCCTATCCGCGAAATGGTCATGGATTTGCCGCAGGCTGTGGTCGGCGTCAGCCCCATCGTCGGCGGGCAGGCGGTGAAGGGACCGGCGGCCAAGATGATGCAGGAGATGGGCATGGCTGTTTCGGCAGCGGCCGTGCGCGCGTATTATGGTGATTTGCTGGACGGCTTCGTCTATGACGTTCAGGACGCCGCTGCCGAACGGCCGTCCGGGACGACGTTGTGCGTAGACACGATGATGACCAACGAAGCCGACCGGCGGCGGTTGGCGCAAGACGTGCTGATGTTTGCCCAGCGTATCATCGCCGCCACGGCTCATCGCCGCCACGGCTGA
- the cofC gene encoding 2-phospho-L-lactate guanylyltransferase, which produces MDERPFAPIVWAIIPVKPLLTSKNRLAHVLSPTARAQLIGAFLARMLAELQQVAGLAQILLVSSDPSVAEIARQFGVRLLVEERPLGLNTAVSRAARLAAAQGADGVLVLPADLPFLQAADVDCLLAQLTAVPTMVICSDGRADGTNALLLSPPRDFIFQYGPGSLQNHLREAESRKMVHKIVQCPGLQFDLDTENDWQVYQHARYGVSGAEIRVS; this is translated from the coding sequence ATGGACGAACGGCCGTTTGCCCCGATTGTCTGGGCCATCATCCCGGTGAAGCCGCTGCTGACCAGCAAAAACCGGCTGGCGCATGTGTTGTCACCTACGGCGCGGGCGCAGTTGATCGGCGCGTTTTTGGCGCGGATGTTGGCAGAATTGCAGCAGGTGGCTGGTCTGGCGCAGATTTTGCTGGTAAGCAGCGACCCGAGCGTGGCCGAGATTGCCCGGCAGTTTGGCGTGCGGCTGTTGGTGGAAGAACGGCCGTTGGGCCTGAATACGGCCGTCAGCCGGGCCGCCCGCCTGGCCGCGGCGCAAGGAGCTGATGGCGTTCTGGTTTTACCGGCCGACCTGCCCTTTTTGCAGGCGGCCGACGTGGATTGTTTGTTGGCCCAACTAACGGCCGTGCCCACAATGGTCATTTGCAGCGACGGCCGTGCCGATGGAACCAACGCCCTGCTGCTCAGCCCTCCCCGCGATTTCATCTTTCAGTACGGGCCAGGCAGCTTGCAAAACCACCTGCGCGAGGCTGAAAGCAGAAAAATGGTCCACAAAATTGTGCAATGTCCCGGCCTGCAATTCGACCTGGACACAGAAAATGATTGGCAAGTTTATCAACACGCCCGGTACGGGGTTTCAGGTGCAGAGATTCGGGTTTCGTAA